In Saccharicrinis fermentans DSM 9555 = JCM 21142, a genomic segment contains:
- a CDS encoding SusD/RagB family nutrient-binding outer membrane lipoprotein codes for MKNIIFLLIFTLGITACDDYLDINQDPNSPTEENITSDMVLPGVEMNLASSYGNFLRIVGGYYAQHYAHNFGTSNYLDYSEFKMSATRSSGTYTQLTARVLNNIKTILKLSEENEEWGTYLAATTLRVFTYQVLVDCYGEVPYTEALDITNLSPNYDEGIDVYKAILAELDNALSLVSPTDAVATNFLFGTTTAKEWISFAKALKLKLLMRMSSTSDVSSELAALIAEDDFPTSDVSYDDCWTDETGKASPFYQEEYANYFGSTQINVIGNIALMQTMIDSNDGRLSQFFEKSDKGEYKGGVSGTNFGTSTQYKSDYFCRPVFTYDMPVYLISVSEIEFFLAEYHARFGTEANAKMHYENAIKASFESAGVSGMAENIYSDTYPYDQANYKELIGIQKWIALGGTNNFEAWCEMRRLNYPAFGTVTGDAIYDEGSDVFQQDLYVPGSLYTPIKMNTSLGDNEILQRFPYAESSSSRNSNTPEYKGDDSPVFWAE; via the coding sequence ATGAAAAATATTATATTCTTATTAATTTTTACATTAGGTATCACAGCCTGTGATGATTATCTTGATATTAATCAGGATCCTAACTCTCCGACTGAAGAGAATATTACTTCTGATATGGTATTGCCGGGTGTTGAAATGAACTTGGCATCCAGTTATGGTAACTTTCTTCGTATTGTAGGTGGGTATTATGCACAACATTATGCACATAACTTTGGGACAAGTAATTATCTTGACTATTCTGAGTTTAAAATGTCTGCGACAAGGTCAAGTGGGACTTATACTCAGTTGACTGCACGTGTGCTTAATAATATAAAAACTATTCTAAAATTGTCTGAGGAAAATGAGGAATGGGGTACTTATCTTGCTGCAACTACTTTGAGAGTTTTTACCTATCAGGTGTTGGTAGATTGTTATGGTGAAGTTCCTTATACAGAAGCTTTGGATATTACTAATCTCTCTCCAAATTACGATGAGGGCATTGATGTTTATAAAGCGATACTTGCAGAATTGGATAATGCTTTGTCATTAGTTAGCCCTACAGATGCTGTGGCAACTAATTTTCTTTTTGGTACAACAACTGCTAAAGAATGGATCTCATTTGCAAAGGCGCTAAAACTTAAATTGTTGATGAGGATGAGTAGTACTTCAGACGTTAGTAGTGAGTTAGCTGCTCTAATTGCTGAGGATGATTTCCCAACAAGTGATGTGTCTTATGATGATTGTTGGACAGATGAAACAGGTAAGGCTAGCCCGTTTTACCAAGAAGAGTATGCCAATTATTTCGGATCAACTCAAATTAATGTTATAGGAAATATTGCACTTATGCAAACTATGATTGATAGTAATGACGGACGTTTGAGTCAATTTTTTGAAAAAAGTGACAAGGGAGAATATAAAGGAGGTGTTTCTGGAACTAATTTTGGCACATCTACACAGTATAAATCTGATTATTTCTGCCGTCCTGTATTTACTTATGATATGCCCGTTTACTTAATTTCTGTTTCGGAAATAGAGTTCTTCTTAGCAGAATATCATGCACGTTTTGGAACTGAAGCGAATGCCAAAATGCACTATGAAAATGCTATAAAGGCTTCCTTTGAATCTGCAGGAGTGAGCGGAATGGCTGAAAATATTTATTCAGACACGTATCCATATGACCAAGCTAACTATAAAGAGTTGATTGGAATTCAAAAATGGATTGCGTTGGGAGGAACAAATAACTTTGAAGCGTGGTGCGAGATGCGTCGATTAAATTACCCAGCATTTGGTACAGTAACCGGTGATGCAATTTATGATGAAGGCAGCGATGTTTTCCAGCAAGATCTTTATGTTCCAGGCTCATTATATACGCCAATAAAAATGAATACAAGTTTAGGCGATAATGAAATTCTTCAACGGTTTCCTTATGCAGAAAGCTCTTCTAGTAGGAATAGTAATACCCCCGAATACAAAGGTGATGATAGCCCCGTATTTTGGGCCGAATAG
- a CDS encoding BT_2262 family domain-containing protein: MKDKLILKIFIITLISLISLSCDDDSTGGETGLTVYPTLDLIGESSVIIEKGVDFEDPGYTSFLSGEDVSDEVIVTSNVDVNVPGVYLVTYEITNSDGYPVSKSRTVYVADTTPSVISTSMHSVLTDTHRINHDSDDARTDFAGYEVLFLQTEPGVFYCSDLLGGYYDQRAGYGSGYAMNGYFKLNEDNTISLISSSVPSWGDSADGMRNGFYDPSTGNIAWTIDYAGILEFNIIFD, translated from the coding sequence ATGAAAGATAAATTAATATTAAAAATATTTATAATTACGCTTATTTCTTTAATTAGTTTAAGTTGTGATGATGATTCGACAGGTGGGGAGACCGGTTTAACTGTTTACCCTACACTTGATTTGATTGGAGAGTCTTCTGTAATTATAGAAAAGGGAGTTGATTTCGAGGATCCTGGATATACTTCTTTCTTATCTGGTGAAGATGTTTCAGATGAGGTTATCGTAACTTCTAATGTTGATGTAAATGTTCCTGGTGTTTATTTAGTAACATACGAGATTACTAATTCAGATGGTTATCCAGTTAGTAAGAGCAGAACTGTTTATGTAGCAGATACTACACCTTCCGTTATTTCTACAAGTATGCACTCTGTACTAACTGATACGCATCGTATTAATCATGATTCTGACGATGCAAGAACTGATTTTGCGGGTTATGAAGTTCTGTTTTTACAGACAGAACCAGGCGTTTTCTATTGTTCTGATTTATTAGGTGGCTATTATGATCAAAGAGCTGGTTATGGATCGGGTTATGCAATGAATGGATATTTTAAATTAAATGAGGATAATACGATTTCTTTAATTAGTAGTTCTGTGCCATCTTGGGGTGACAGTGCAGATGGTATGAGAAATGGCTTCTATGATCCATCTACAGGTAACATAGCTTGGACGATTGATTATGCTGGCATTCTTGAGTTTAATATTATTTTTGATTAA
- a CDS encoding lipid-binding protein, which translates to MKNIYIYILFLVSSFLVVSCDKEDIGGTATESMAGEWYVTAVAIDADGEVVYEDEDLYNLGSFHLDTYNTADNVSNEMWISDNGNFWDFKVKVDILDDEEMLFTVVDGQNVAYDSKVSILGVILPNQATTPSGMPADSISFFVEFDDDTNPATYGFDSYRVAGYRYTGLAGDE; encoded by the coding sequence ATGAAAAATATTTATATATATATATTATTTCTGGTTAGCTCCTTTTTGGTTGTTTCCTGTGATAAAGAAGATATTGGAGGAACGGCTACAGAATCTATGGCTGGAGAATGGTATGTTACAGCTGTAGCGATTGATGCTGATGGAGAAGTTGTCTATGAGGATGAAGATCTTTATAACCTTGGGTCTTTCCATTTAGATACTTACAATACTGCTGACAATGTTTCCAATGAAATGTGGATTAGCGATAATGGAAATTTCTGGGATTTTAAGGTTAAAGTCGATATATTAGATGATGAAGAAATGTTGTTTACTGTTGTTGATGGACAAAATGTGGCTTACGATAGTAAGGTCAGTATTTTGGGTGTAATACTACCTAATCAAGCTACTACTCCTTCTGGAATGCCGGCTGACAGTATTTCTTTTTTTGTTGAATTTGATGATGATACTAATCCTGCTACCTACGGTTTTGATTCATATAGAGTTGCGGGATATCGTTATACTGGATTAGCAGGCGATGAATAA